A genome region from Labilibaculum antarcticum includes the following:
- a CDS encoding SLBB domain-containing protein, which produces MIGSIKKMFLTCLFALLVLGAANSQNTNINPASVNVEAMSDAQIEKLIAEMEKNGMSMEGAMALARARGASQLQIDQMVKKISEYKSGKRNGVTKDDELEEILVPEEKLSEKVAFKATDKNKEIFGFQFFNSKNLSFEPTMDVPVSESYALGIGDEVNIAVYGASQQNYQLTVQKNGAISIPDLGPVHVYGISFKDAQQKIKNRLISIYNGMGDDRPNTFSDVSMGNLKGVKVNVIGEVNLPGTYSLPATASAFNALYLAGGPNENGSFRSIDVLRDGKLVCSVDVYAYLIDGKTQNNIQLRDQDVVLVRPYAKRVRVEGEFKRTGLFEAQSDETVADLLRFAGGFTDKAYTHRLELYRNNTRTLTFKGVSSDQYDQVQLMNGDRLVAGMLTERFENRVSIDGAVYRPGNYELTEGLQLSELIQKAEGLKEEAFMERAVITRKQEDLSLKAVSFSVRDVVNGKIDFELQREDRVQISSIFDMREARTVEIVGEVQFAGTFAWAENLRIGDLIFQAGGFKEEAEVAGIEVSRVLDYDETSELTKSLLHTFQFSLDRNLKLNPQDDSFLLQPFDKVYVRRAPGYRPQGVANIQGEVKYAGDFGITRKDEKISDIIRRAGGITPEAYVRGASLRRRIEMSEAEYQAKLAIVAQDTTMMGQEIEKVSYQIVGIDLATILANPGAVQDLQLQGGDQILVPSKLETVMVSGSVLSPVAHTFTQQKKLKDYVNGSGGFSERAKKGKVYVLYANGTTQATKGGLFGRRFPKVEPGCEIIVPEKPEVDKAASASKWLAIASTLAALITAMAVATR; this is translated from the coding sequence ATGATTGGGTCGATTAAAAAAATGTTTCTGACTTGCTTGTTTGCGCTACTAGTACTTGGGGCTGCAAACTCTCAAAACACAAATATCAATCCTGCAAGTGTAAATGTTGAGGCAATGAGCGACGCTCAGATAGAAAAATTGATTGCCGAAATGGAGAAAAATGGCATGAGCATGGAAGGGGCAATGGCATTGGCAAGAGCCAGAGGAGCTTCTCAGTTGCAGATCGATCAAATGGTGAAAAAGATCAGCGAGTATAAAAGTGGAAAGAGAAACGGAGTCACCAAGGACGATGAATTGGAAGAGATTTTGGTGCCGGAGGAAAAGCTTTCTGAGAAAGTAGCCTTTAAAGCCACTGATAAAAATAAAGAGATTTTTGGCTTTCAATTTTTCAATTCAAAAAATTTAAGTTTCGAACCGACAATGGACGTACCGGTTTCTGAATCCTACGCTTTAGGAATAGGCGATGAGGTGAATATTGCTGTTTATGGAGCCTCTCAGCAAAATTATCAGTTAACAGTTCAAAAAAACGGCGCCATTTCTATTCCAGACTTAGGGCCTGTTCATGTGTATGGTATTTCTTTTAAAGATGCACAGCAAAAAATTAAAAACAGATTGATTTCCATCTACAATGGCATGGGTGACGATCGTCCAAATACGTTCTCTGATGTTAGTATGGGTAACCTAAAAGGGGTGAAGGTAAACGTAATTGGTGAAGTGAATTTACCAGGCACCTACTCCTTGCCAGCCACAGCATCAGCTTTTAATGCCTTGTACTTGGCCGGAGGGCCCAATGAAAATGGATCGTTTCGTTCCATTGATGTTTTGCGCGATGGAAAATTGGTGTGCAGTGTAGATGTATACGCTTATTTAATTGATGGAAAAACTCAAAACAACATACAGTTACGCGATCAGGATGTGGTTTTGGTTCGTCCTTATGCCAAAAGAGTGAGAGTGGAAGGCGAATTTAAACGGACTGGCTTGTTTGAGGCGCAAAGCGATGAAACAGTAGCCGATTTGCTTCGTTTTGCAGGTGGCTTTACGGATAAAGCATACACTCACCGTTTGGAATTGTACCGTAACAATACCCGAACACTTACTTTTAAAGGAGTCTCTTCAGATCAATACGATCAGGTTCAATTGATGAATGGTGACAGATTGGTTGCAGGAATGCTTACCGAACGTTTCGAAAACCGGGTAAGTATTGATGGTGCAGTATACCGACCAGGGAATTACGAATTAACCGAAGGTTTGCAGCTTTCGGAATTGATTCAAAAAGCGGAAGGACTCAAGGAAGAAGCTTTTATGGAACGGGCAGTAATTACAAGAAAGCAGGAAGATCTGAGTCTGAAGGCTGTTTCTTTTTCAGTTCGTGATGTTGTGAATGGAAAAATTGATTTTGAACTTCAACGGGAAGATCGGGTTCAGATTTCATCCATATTTGATATGCGTGAGGCACGCACGGTTGAGATTGTTGGTGAAGTTCAGTTTGCCGGAACCTTTGCATGGGCAGAGAATTTACGCATTGGAGATTTGATTTTTCAGGCAGGTGGTTTTAAAGAGGAAGCCGAAGTTGCGGGTATTGAGGTGAGTCGAGTGTTGGATTATGACGAAACAAGCGAATTGACAAAATCTTTACTGCATACCTTCCAATTTTCATTGGATCGAAATTTGAAATTAAATCCTCAGGATGATTCCTTTCTCTTACAGCCTTTCGATAAGGTATACGTTCGCCGTGCACCGGGATACCGCCCACAAGGAGTTGCCAACATTCAGGGAGAAGTAAAATATGCCGGCGATTTTGGAATTACCCGTAAGGATGAAAAAATATCGGATATCATCCGAAGAGCAGGAGGAATTACTCCTGAAGCTTATGTGAGGGGAGCCTCTTTGCGAAGAAGAATAGAGATGAGTGAGGCCGAATATCAGGCCAAGTTGGCCATTGTGGCTCAGGATACCACCATGATGGGTCAAGAGATTGAAAAGGTGAGCTATCAGATTGTAGGAATCGATTTGGCGACTATTCTTGCAAATCCAGGAGCCGTACAAGATTTACAGCTGCAGGGCGGCGATCAGATCTTGGTGCCTTCCAAGTTGGAGACCGTAATGGTATCCGGTTCTGTTTTGAGCCCGGTGGCACATACCTTCACCCAACAGAAAAAATTAAAAGATTACGTGAACGGCAGTGGTGGTTTTTCAGAACGGGCCAAAAAAGGAAAAGTATACGTCTTGTATGCCAACGGAACTACTCAGGCTACCAAAGGAGGACTTTTTGGCCGTCGTTTCCCCAAGGTAGAACCAGGTTGCGAGATCATCGTTCCTGAAAAACCCGAAGTCGATAAAGCCGCGAGTGCAAGTAAATGGTTGGCCATTGCATCCACCTTAGCAGCATTAATTACCGCCATGGCGGTGGCTACCAGATAA
- a CDS encoding MraY family glycosyltransferase, translating to MYPFTHYFYIIASFLFSLLVCYRVIPSVIKLAREKKLYDEPNHRSSHKKVVPSLGGVAIFLGFTLSVLIFSNGYMIHELKYIIAATLIMFGLGIKDDLMDISAKKKLAGQIFAALVVIVMGGIRFTNFHGIFGIHELNYFTSVVFTIFVIIVVTNGFNLIDGIDGLASGISGLCTFSFGLWFYLTGNYQYALLSASLLGALISFFKFNVFGKDLKIFMGDTGSMILGLLISILTIQFNELNINPDFKYAIVAAPAVSIGILAIPLFDTIRVMLIRIKNKKSPFQPDKNHVHHRMVSLGYKHAAATFRIMAVNILFIVTAFLLDWTGNAILLSLVICMGSFFSWFPSYLLNRKKAKEAALQIKKEVLQTKKEPAVQTKRESEMKTKKESAFQTT from the coding sequence ATGTACCCTTTCACACACTACTTCTACATCATTGCAAGTTTCTTATTTTCATTGCTCGTTTGTTACCGTGTAATTCCATCTGTTATCAAGTTGGCTAGGGAAAAGAAACTTTACGACGAACCCAATCACAGATCTTCTCATAAAAAAGTGGTTCCCTCATTGGGAGGTGTTGCCATTTTCCTTGGATTTACATTATCCGTATTGATATTTAGTAATGGATACATGATTCATGAATTGAAATACATTATTGCTGCCACCCTAATCATGTTTGGATTGGGAATTAAAGATGATCTTATGGATATTTCGGCTAAGAAAAAATTGGCTGGACAAATTTTCGCGGCTCTTGTTGTTATTGTCATGGGTGGTATTCGGTTCACCAATTTCCACGGAATTTTTGGCATTCATGAACTCAACTATTTTACGAGTGTCGTCTTTACCATTTTTGTTATTATCGTTGTAACCAATGGCTTTAATTTGATCGATGGAATTGATGGTTTAGCTTCTGGAATTAGTGGTTTATGCACCTTTAGTTTTGGATTGTGGTTCTATCTTACAGGAAACTATCAGTATGCTCTTCTTTCAGCAAGTTTATTGGGAGCTTTAATTTCATTTTTCAAGTTTAATGTCTTTGGAAAGGATCTGAAAATTTTCATGGGTGATACCGGTTCCATGATATTAGGTTTGCTAATTTCAATACTGACCATTCAATTTAACGAACTTAATATTAATCCTGATTTTAAATATGCGATTGTAGCTGCCCCTGCAGTATCAATTGGAATTTTAGCAATTCCCTTATTTGATACAATACGCGTAATGCTAATTCGTATTAAAAACAAAAAATCACCTTTTCAACCAGATAAAAACCATGTGCATCACCGTATGGTCAGCTTAGGTTACAAACATGCAGCTGCAACTTTTCGCATTATGGCCGTAAACATTCTTTTTATAGTCACTGCTTTTCTTTTAGACTGGACTGGAAATGCGATCCTTTTAAGTTTAGTTATCTGCATGGGATCATTTTTCTCCTGGTTTCCTTCTTACTTATTAAATAGAAAAAAAGCTAAAGAAGCTGCATTACAAATCAAAAAAGAAGTATTGCAAACAAAAAAAGAACCCGCAGTACAAACAAAAAGAGAATCTGAAATGAAAACAAAAAAAGAATCCGCTTTTCAAACGACATAG